One Vitis vinifera cultivar Pinot Noir 40024 chromosome 8, ASM3070453v1 genomic window carries:
- the LOC100259715 gene encoding putative receptor-like protein kinase At3g47110 has translation MLLSLQDNTLIPFRSFIFHSILVPYTIIFLHSPSPTTSSTILYGNETDRLALLAIKAQITQDPLGITTSWNDSVHFCNWTGVTCGHRHQRVNTLNLNSLHLVGSLSPSIGNLTFLTGLNLELNNFHGQIPQELGRLSRLRALNLTNNSFSGEIPANLSRCSNLVYFRLGFNNLIGRIPSWLGSYPKVVRMQLHYNNLTGPVPDSLGNLTSIKSLSFAVNHLEGSIPQALGQLQTLEFMGLGMNGFSGIIPSSVYNMSSLEVFSLPYNKLYGSLPWDLAFTLPNLQVLNIGNNDFTGSLPSSLSNASNLLEFDITMSNFTGKVSIDFGGMPNLWGLFLASNPLGKGEADDLSFLNSLMKCRALKVLDLSGSQFGGVLPNSIANLSTQLMKLKLDNNQLSGTIPPGIGNLVNLTDLILANNDFTGSIPVLIGNLQMLGRIDLSRNQLSGHIPSSLGNITRLYSLHLQNNHLSGKIPSSFGNLLYLQELDLSYNSLNGTIPEKVMDLVSLTISLNLARNQLTGLLPSEVRKLKNLGHLDVSENKLSGEIPDGLGSCLTLEHLHMEGNFFKGSIPPSFISLRGLLDLDLSRNNLSGQIPEFLQQLSLSNLNLSFNNFEGQLPTKGVFNNATSTSVAGNNKLCGGIPELHLPACPVTKPKTGESKRGLKLMIGLLTGFLGLVLIMSLLVINRLRRVKREPSQTSASSKDLILNVSYDGLFKATGGFSSANLIGTGGFGSVYKGILGQDETVVAVKVIQLHQRGAVKSFKAECEALRNIRHRNLVKVLTTCSSVDYQGNDFKALVYEFMPNGSLENWLHPVPTPDEINDVLRILSLPQRLNIAIDVASALDYLHHHCHKPIVHCDLKPSNILLDNDMTAHVGDFGLARFIPEAAGRSHPSQSSSIGLKGTIGYAAPEYGMGTKVSALGDTYSYGILLLEMFTGKRPTESMFSDQLNLHNFVKMALPERIADIIDPFFLSSEAKEEETTAADSSNLAHMKREKMHECLISILRIGVSCSLESPRERMAITEAIKELQLIRKILLGNGVSFGASTG, from the exons ATGCTACTCTCTCTTCAAGACAATACTTTGATTCCATTTCGCTCATTTATCTTCCATTCAATTCTTGTACCATACACCATCATCTTCCTCCATTCACCATCTCCAACCACTTCATCCACCATTTTGTATGGCAACGAGACTGATAGGCTGGCCTTACTAGCCATCAAAGCACAGATAACCCAAGACCCACTTGGAATCACCACTTCATGGAACGATTCTGTCCATTTCTGCAACTGGACTGGTGTCACATGCGGACACCGTCACCAGCGAGTTAACACCTTGAACCTCAACTCCCTTCACTTGGTGGGGTCTCTATCTCCTTCTATAGGGAACCTCACCTTCCTTACCGGTCTCAACCTCGAACTCAACAACTTCCATGGCCAAATCCCACAAGAACTTGGGCGTCTGTCCAGACTCAGAGCTCTTAACTTgaccaacaactccttctccgGAGAGATTCCTGCCAATCTCTCCCGCTGCTCTAACCTCGTTTATTTTCGTCTGGGCTTCAACAACTTAATTGGGAGGATCCCATCTTGGCTTGGCTCATATCCAAAGGTTGTGAGGATGCAACTTCACTACAACAATCTGACCGGGCCAGTCCCAGATTCTTTAGGCAACCTCACTAGCATTAAATCTCTGTCTTTTGCAGTCAATCACTTGGAGGGAAGCATACCACAAGCATTAGGCCAGTTGCAGACTTTAGAGTTTATGGGATTGGGCATGAATGGATTCTCTGGTATCATCCCTTCCTCAGTTTACAATATGTCATCATTGGAAGTATTTTCTTTGCCATAtaataaactttatggtagTTTACCCTGGGACCTGGCCTTCACTCTTCCTAATCTCCAAGTTTTAAATATTGGCAATAATGACTTTACTGGTTCCCTACCCTCATCATTATCAAATGCCTCTAACCTTCTTGAATTCGATATCACCATGAGTAACTTTACTGGGAAAGTTTCAATCGACTTTGGAGGCATGCCTAATCTTTGGGGACTGTTTCTTGCTTCCAACCCTCTGGGAAAAGGAGAGGCCGATGATTTGAGTTTCTTGAACTCTTTAATGAAATGCAGGGCTTTGAAGGTGTTGGATCTCAGTGGTAGTCAATTTGGAGGGGTGTTGCCGAATTCTATAGCCAACCTCTCAACCCAacttatgaaattaaaattggacAACAATCAGTTGTCGGGAACAATTCCTCCAGGGATTGGGAACCTGGTTAATCTGACTGACTTAATATTAGCAAACAATGATTTCACAGGGAGCATTCCTGTCCTTATTGGGAACCTTCAGATGTTAGGTCGAATAGATTTGTCTAGAAATCAGTTATCGGGTCATATTCCATCCTCACTAGGAAACATCACACGATTGTATTCCCTTCATCTTCAAAACAATCACTTAAGCGGGAAAATTCCTTCTAGTTTTGGGAATCTTTTGTACCTGCAAGAGCTAGACCTTTCTTACAACTCTCTCAATGGTACTATACCTGAAAAGGTTATGGATCTTGTTTCCCTTACGATTTCCCTTAATCTAGCTAGAAATCAATTGACTGGTTTGCTACCGTCCGAAGTGAGAAAACTGAAAAATCTGGGGCACTTGGACGTTTCTGAGAATAAGTTGTCTGGTGAAATTCCTGATGGCCTTGGCAGTTGTTTAACCTTGGAGCACCTTCATATGGAAGGTAACTTCTTTAAAGGTTCCATTCCTCcatcttttatttctttgagAGGTCTCCTGGACTTGGATCTCTCACGCAATAACCTTTCTGGCCAAATTCCTGAATTTCTTCAGCAACTTTCCCTCAGCAATTTGAACCTGTCTTTCAACAATTTTGAAGGCCAGCTACCAACCAAAGGGGTCTTCAATAATGCAACTTCCACTTCAGTAGCTGGGAATAATAAGCTTTGTGGGGGTATACCTGAATTACATTTGCCTGCATGCCCTGTCACTAAGCCAAAAACAGGAGAATCGAAGCGCGGACTCAAGTTGATGATCGGATTACTTACTGGCTTTCTGGGATTAGTTTTGATAATGTCTCTTCTAGTTATCAATCGGCTGAGAAGAGTAAAGAGAGAGCCTTCTCAAACATCTGCGTCATCCAAGGATTTGATCTTGAATGTGTCCTATGATGGTCTTTTCAAAGCAACTGGAGGATTTTCTTCTGCCAACTTGATCGGTACAGGTGGCTTTGGTTCTGTGTACAAAGGAATTCTGGGTCAAGATGAGACAGTGGTTGCAGTTAAGGTAATACAGCTACATCAGCGTGGAGCTGTTAAGAGCTTCAAGGCAGAGTGCGAGGCCTTGAGAAACATTAGGCATCGGAATCTCGTCAAAGTCTTAACCACTTGCTCAAGTGTTGATTACCAAGGCAATGATTTCAAAGCTCTAGTCTATGAGTTCATGCCCAATGGGAGTTTGGAAAATTGGCTGCACCCAGTCCCAACACCAGATGAAATAAATGATGTCCTTCGGATTTTAAGCCTTCCCCAAAGATTGAACATTGCCATTGATGTGGCTTCCGCACTGGATTATCTTCATCACCATTGCCATAAGCCCATTGTTCATTGTGATTTGAAGCCAAGCAACATTCTTCTTGACAATGACATGACTGCTCATGTGGGTGATTTCGGGCTAGCGAGATTCATTCCAGAAGCCGCAGGTAGATCTCACCCCAGTCAGAGCAGCTCTATTGGATTGAAGGGAACCATTGGTTATGCAGCACCAG AGTATGGAATGGGAACTAAGGTTTCAGCCCTTGGTGACACATACAGCTATGGGATTCTCCTATTGGAGATGTTTACCGGGAAGAGGCCTACTGAGAGCATGTTCAGTGATCAACTGAATCTCCATAATTTTGTGAAGATGGCATTGCCTGAACGAATAGCTGACATTATAGacccatttttcctctctagTGAAGCAAAAGAGGAGGAAACAACTGCCGCAGATAGTTCTAATCTGGCACatatgaaaagagagaaaatgcaTGAGTGCTTGATCTCAATACTTAGAATTGGAGTTTCTTGTTCACTGGAATCTCCCAGGGAGCGAATGGCCATTACAGAAGCTATCAAAGAACTGCAACTTATCAGAAAAATTCTTCTTGGAAATGGGGTTAGCTTTGGCGCAAGCACTGGGTAG
- the LOC104880162 gene encoding uncharacterized protein LOC104880162, whose protein sequence is MMKALASSSSRVFPGKYREKWFSSTMDAQIRFLRCQKLVDVGFFNSISVQHKPIHPISSSSPEPQAELETAETKIQKKSRSNTVHVRLQLQKRCSYGEQFLIVGDDPMFGLWDPSSAVPLCWSDGHVWTAELDIPIGKLIQFKFILKGITGTILWQPGPDRILRTWATENTITVVEDWEDAELQKITEGPVSILNEEPVINSDTLIAAEDVTRTKYAHLSDINKESAITVTTAHPSEKPPAEAQNKLTVADNIPKSQEKLMAMVAENIIYPKEEPLANANEVLRTKTASSPEATSEKDVLMAGNNLADNGRAVPIKNPGSAEIKENLITYEGPVLVPGLTPLSTIPTEETIQDGDKRSISMDASVGAMEAKDQTVPESDDKQEPEGEPHHEGTTEMVFNDEKEELQDAELEQETSLAEENQMNSDSPGNGFLGNDVQWGRRTLQKFLTNLGFPIA, encoded by the exons ATGATGAAAGCCCTAGCCAGCTCTTCTTCCAGGGTTTTCCCTGGAAAGTATAGAGAGAAATGGTTTTCGTCTACCATGGATGCCCAGATTCGTTTCTTGCGATGTCAGAAGCTGGTTGATGTTGGTTTCTTCAATTCGATTTCTGTGCAGCATAAGCCCATCCATCCCATTTCTTCGTCGTCTCCAGAACCCCAG GCCGAATTGGAAACTGCAGAAACTAAGATTCAAAAGAAAT CTCGATCCAATACTGTTCATGTCAGATTACAGTTGCAGAAACGGTGCTCGTATGGTGAGCAGTTTCTCATAGTAGGGGATGATCCCATGTTTGGCCTATGGGACCCATCAAGCGCAGTACCCTTGTGCTGGTCAGACGGCCATGTGTGGACAGCAGAACTG GATATACCCATTGGAAAATTGATCCAGTTCAAGTTCATACTGAAAGGAATTACTGGGACTATCTTGTGGCAGCCCGGCCCAGATAGAATTCTTCGCACCTGGGCAACAGAAAACACAATCACTGTTGTTGAAGATTGGGAAGATGCTGAGCTGCAGAAAATAACAGAGGGACCAGTTTCTATTCTAAATGAGGAACCAGTCATCAATTCAGACACGTTGATTGCTGCAGAGGATGTGACTCGTACAAAATATGCACACTTATCTGATATAAACAAGGAATCAGCAATTACTGTTACCACAGCTCATCCATCTGAGAAACCACCAGCAGAGGCTCAGAATAAACTAACTGTTGCAGACAACATTCCTAAATCACAAGAAAAACTCATGGCTATGGTTGCAGAGAATATCATTTACCCAAAGGAGGAACCCCTTGCAAATGCTAATGAAGTGCTTCGAACAAAGACTGCATCTTCTCCTGAGGCTACCTCTGAGAAAGATGTGTTGATGGCAGGGAACAACCTCGCAGATAATGGCAGAGCTGTGCCTATCAAGAATCCAGGAAGCGCagaaattaaggaaaatttGATTACCTATGAAGGTCCTGTTCTTGTACCAGGTTTGACGCCATTGTCAACAATACCAACTGAAGAAACAATCCAAGATGGGGACAAGAGAAGTATTTCAATGGATGCCTCAGTTGGAGCAATGGAAGCTAAGGATCAGACTGTACCAGAG TCAGATGACAAACAAGAACCTGAAGGTGAACCACATCACGAGGGTACAACAGAAATGGTGTTCAATGATGAGAAGGAAGAACTACAGGATGCTGAACTCGAACAAGAGACTTCTTTGGCCGAAGAAAACCAGATGAACTCAGATTCACCTGGCAATGGTTTCTTGGGAAATGATGTACAATGGGGTCGTAGAACTCTGCAGAAGTTTCTCACTAACTTGGGTTTCCCTATAGCATGA
- the LOC100249491 gene encoding RNA polymerase II C-terminal domain phosphatase-like 2 isoform X2: MSRLGFKSLVYHGDLFLGELDAIPVKDQSFQFPNNEIRVHHISPISERCPPLSILHTISSFSVRCKLESSSPIQQPNLINLHASCFHELKTAVVLIGDEELHLVAMPSKQKKFPCFWCYSVPCGLYSSSLWMLNLRCLAIVFDLDETLIVANTMKSFEDRIDALRGWIARESDQVRISGMSAELKRYIDDRALLKQYTENDLVMDNGKILKVQSEEVAPLSDSHERVVRPVIRFPERNIVLTRINPEIRDTSVLVRLRPAWEDLRSYLIAKGRKRFEVYVCTMAERDYALEMWRLLDPEAHLIGSKQLLDRVVCVKSGSRKSLLNVFQNGSCHPKMAMVIDDRLKVWEDKDQPRVHVVPPFTPYYAPQAETTNPVPILCVARNVACNVRAGFFKEFDENILRQISELFYEDEVVNLPSAPDVSNYLMSEDAGFVPNGNANVPIAEGMHGAEVERRLNQPDEKHIVDSAASPIANSYEFRSETLQPPALTVQNVVGPTSSRLLMPSQKPSLLGAPIKRDFSSFESDADMKRRLLIMKHGQDVRNQSLGDPPILSRLPQISTSSLHPQGVWLVEDDSNRGHLNNRASGLVQEADVLKPDKQRGHQIPFGHNTPGSTPVSLLPHLPQLKNDEVSAANERQKKNLPPASQPSVGVSQNQASTTGREQTEAGKVNMMPPHLSIGVLQEIGRRCSSKVEFRSVVSTSKDLQFSVEVLFTGEKIGVGMGKTRKDAQQQAAENALHSLADKYVAYTTPHSGAVDKDFDKLSLSNENGFLWDTTSAGSSELLMEDGFPKESISEAGEMAHGTTSSSVVNQQVQKRANSPRLPQSIPSKRSKEELMRGSQSLSSSWPQKNGHTIS, from the exons ATGAGTCGTTTAGGGTTCAAATCCCTGGTGTATCACGGGGATTTGTTTTTGGGAGAGCTGGACGCTATTCCCGTAAAGGACCAGAGTTTCCAATTCCCAAATAACGAGATTCGGGTCCACCACATATCCCCAATCAGCGAACGATGCCCTCCTCTTTCAATTCTTCATACAATCTCTTCATTTTCAGTCCGATGCAAGCTCGAATCGTCTTCTCCAATTCAACAGCCTAATTTGATTAATCTACATGCCTCTTGTTTCCACGAATTAAAG ACGGCGGTGGTGTTGATAGGAGATGAAGAGCTTCACTTGGTGGCAATGCCGAGTAAGCAGAAGAAGTTTCCTTGCTTTTGGTGTTATTCTGTGCCCTGCGGTCTCTACAGTTCTAGCTTGTGGATGTTGAATTTACGTTGTCTTGCCATAGTTTTTGACCTTGATGAGACTCTAATTGTTGCAAACACTATGAAATCCTTCGAGGATAGAATTGATGCTCTTCGAGGTTGGATTGCGCGTGAAAGCGATCAAGTTCGAATCTCAGGAATGTCTGCTGAGTTGAAGCGGTATATCGATGATCGAGCACTTTTGAAGCAGTATACGGAGAATGATTTGGTAATGGATAATGGAAAGATATTGAAAGTTCAATCAGAGGAGGTTGCTCCGCTGTCTGATAGCCATGAGCGAGTTGTTCGGCCTGTGATTAGATTTCCAGAAAGGAATATTGTCCTCACCCGCATTAATCCTGAG ATTCGTGATACTAGCGTGCTTGTGAGGTTACGACCTGCTTGGGAGGACCTAAGAAGTTACTTAATTGCAAAAGGCCGCAAAAGGTTTGAAGTTTATGTTTGTACCATGGCTGAAAGAGATTATGCTTTAGAGATGTGGAGGCTTCTTGACCCAGAGGCACATCTAATAGGTTCCAAGCAACTTTTGGACCGTGTTGTATGTGTAAAATCAG GCTCAAGGAAATCTTTGTTAAATGTCTTTCAAAATGGGAGTTGCCATCCAAAAATGGCAATGGTGATCGATGACCGTTTAAAGGTTTGGGAAGATAAGGATCAGCCGCGAGTCCATGTAGTACCACCATTCACTCCTTATTACGCTCCTCAGGCAGAG ACAACAAATCCTGTTCCAATCCTATGTGTAGCAAGAAATGTTGCGTGCAATGTCAGGGCGGGTTTTTTCAA AGAGTTTGATGAGAATATATTACGACAAATCTCTGAACTCTTCTATGAAGATGAGGTGGTGAATCTGCCTTCTGCACCTGATGTTAGCAACTACTTAATGTCTGAg GATGCTGGATTTGTACCAAATGGGAATGCAAATGTCCCCATTGCTGAAGGAATGCATGGTGCTGAAGTTGAACGAAGACTAAACCAACCA GATGAGAAGCATATTGTAGATTCTGCTGCCTCTCCTATAGCAAATAGCTATGAGTTCAGATCTGAAACCCTTCAGCCGCCTGCATTAACTGTTCAGAATGTTGTTGGCCCAACATCTTCGAGACTCCTCATGCCTTCTCAGA AACCTAGCTTGCTTGGGGCTCCTATCAAGCGAGATTTCAGCTCTTTTGAATCTGATGCTGACATGAAGAGAAGACTCCTTATTATGAAGCATGGCCAAGATGTACGGAATCAAAGCTTGGGTGATCCTCCTATTCTTTCTAGATTACCACAGATATCGACTTCCTCATTGCATCCGCAGGGGGTTTGGTTGGTAGAAGATGACAGTAATAGAGGACATTTAAATAACCGAGCATCGGGACTTGTTCAAGAAGCTGATGTGTTAAAACCTGATAAGCAGCGGGGTCATCAGATTCCATTTGGTCATAATACACCAGGTTCTACTCCTGTGAGTTTACTTCCACATCTGCCCCAATTGAAGAATGATGAG GTATCTGCTGCAAACGAACGGCAAAAGAAAAATCTTCCACCTGCAAGTCAGCCATCAG TTGGTGTCTCTCAGAATCAAGCATCTACCACTGGTAGAGAACAAACTGAAGCTGGAAAAGTGAACATGATGCCACCACATTTATCTATTGGAGTTCTGCAAGAAATTGGACGGAGATGCAGCTCAAAG GTTGAGTTCAGGTCTGTTGTAAGCACCAGTAAAGATTTGCAGTTCTCTGTTGAA GTGTTGTTTACCGGTGAGAAGATAGGTGTTGGAATGGGTAAGACGAGGAAGGATGCTCAACAACAAGCTGCTGAGAATGCTCTTCACAGTTTAGCTG ATAAATATGTAGCATATACCACACCACATTCTGGAGCTGTGGATAAAGATTTTGATAAGCTTTCACTTTCAAATGAAAATGGGTTTCTGTGGGATACTACTAGTGCTGGATCTAGTGAACTGCTAATGGAAGATGGGTTTCCCAAAGAAAGCATTTCTGAG GCTGGTGAAATGGCGCATGGTACTACTTCCTCCAGTGTGGTAAATCAGCAAGTGCAGAAGCGTGCCAATTCGCCCAG ATTGCCCCAATCTATTCCGAGTAAAAGGTCCAAAGAAGAACTAATGCGTGGTTCACAAAGCCTCTCATCCTCATGGCCACAAAAGAATGGACATACCATTTCATGA
- the LOC100249491 gene encoding RNA polymerase II C-terminal domain phosphatase-like 2 isoform X1: MSRLGFKSLVYHGDLFLGELDAIPVKDQSFQFPNNEIRVHHISPISERCPPLSILHTISSFSVRCKLESSSPIQQPNLINLHASCFHELKTAVVLIGDEELHLVAMPSKQKKFPCFWCYSVPCGLYSSSLWMLNLRCLAIVFDLDETLIVANTMKSFEDRIDALRGWIARESDQVRISGMSAELKRYIDDRALLKQYTENDLVMDNGKILKVQSEEVAPLSDSHERVVRPVIRFPERNIVLTRINPEIRDTSVLVRLRPAWEDLRSYLIAKGRKRFEVYVCTMAERDYALEMWRLLDPEAHLIGSKQLLDRVVCVKSGSRKSLLNVFQNGSCHPKMAMVIDDRLKVWEDKDQPRVHVVPPFTPYYAPQAETTNPVPILCVARNVACNVRAGFFKEFDENILRQISELFYEDEVVNLPSAPDVSNYLMSEDAGFVPNGNANVPIAEGMHGAEVERRLNQPDEKHIVDSAASPIANSYEFRSETLQPPALTVQNVVGPTSSRLLMPSQKPSLLGAPIKRDFSSFESDADMKRRLLIMKHGQDVRNQSLGDPPILSRLPQISTSSLHPQGVWLVEDDSNRGHLNNRASGLVQEADVLKPDKQRGHQIPFGHNTPGSTPVSLLPHLPQLKNDEVSAANERQKKNLPPASQPSEVGVSQNQASTTGREQTEAGKVNMMPPHLSIGVLQEIGRRCSSKVEFRSVVSTSKDLQFSVEVLFTGEKIGVGMGKTRKDAQQQAAENALHSLADKYVAYTTPHSGAVDKDFDKLSLSNENGFLWDTTSAGSSELLMEDGFPKESISEAGEMAHGTTSSSVVNQQVQKRANSPRLPQSIPSKRSKEELMRGSQSLSSSWPQKNGHTIS, translated from the exons ATGAGTCGTTTAGGGTTCAAATCCCTGGTGTATCACGGGGATTTGTTTTTGGGAGAGCTGGACGCTATTCCCGTAAAGGACCAGAGTTTCCAATTCCCAAATAACGAGATTCGGGTCCACCACATATCCCCAATCAGCGAACGATGCCCTCCTCTTTCAATTCTTCATACAATCTCTTCATTTTCAGTCCGATGCAAGCTCGAATCGTCTTCTCCAATTCAACAGCCTAATTTGATTAATCTACATGCCTCTTGTTTCCACGAATTAAAG ACGGCGGTGGTGTTGATAGGAGATGAAGAGCTTCACTTGGTGGCAATGCCGAGTAAGCAGAAGAAGTTTCCTTGCTTTTGGTGTTATTCTGTGCCCTGCGGTCTCTACAGTTCTAGCTTGTGGATGTTGAATTTACGTTGTCTTGCCATAGTTTTTGACCTTGATGAGACTCTAATTGTTGCAAACACTATGAAATCCTTCGAGGATAGAATTGATGCTCTTCGAGGTTGGATTGCGCGTGAAAGCGATCAAGTTCGAATCTCAGGAATGTCTGCTGAGTTGAAGCGGTATATCGATGATCGAGCACTTTTGAAGCAGTATACGGAGAATGATTTGGTAATGGATAATGGAAAGATATTGAAAGTTCAATCAGAGGAGGTTGCTCCGCTGTCTGATAGCCATGAGCGAGTTGTTCGGCCTGTGATTAGATTTCCAGAAAGGAATATTGTCCTCACCCGCATTAATCCTGAG ATTCGTGATACTAGCGTGCTTGTGAGGTTACGACCTGCTTGGGAGGACCTAAGAAGTTACTTAATTGCAAAAGGCCGCAAAAGGTTTGAAGTTTATGTTTGTACCATGGCTGAAAGAGATTATGCTTTAGAGATGTGGAGGCTTCTTGACCCAGAGGCACATCTAATAGGTTCCAAGCAACTTTTGGACCGTGTTGTATGTGTAAAATCAG GCTCAAGGAAATCTTTGTTAAATGTCTTTCAAAATGGGAGTTGCCATCCAAAAATGGCAATGGTGATCGATGACCGTTTAAAGGTTTGGGAAGATAAGGATCAGCCGCGAGTCCATGTAGTACCACCATTCACTCCTTATTACGCTCCTCAGGCAGAG ACAACAAATCCTGTTCCAATCCTATGTGTAGCAAGAAATGTTGCGTGCAATGTCAGGGCGGGTTTTTTCAA AGAGTTTGATGAGAATATATTACGACAAATCTCTGAACTCTTCTATGAAGATGAGGTGGTGAATCTGCCTTCTGCACCTGATGTTAGCAACTACTTAATGTCTGAg GATGCTGGATTTGTACCAAATGGGAATGCAAATGTCCCCATTGCTGAAGGAATGCATGGTGCTGAAGTTGAACGAAGACTAAACCAACCA GATGAGAAGCATATTGTAGATTCTGCTGCCTCTCCTATAGCAAATAGCTATGAGTTCAGATCTGAAACCCTTCAGCCGCCTGCATTAACTGTTCAGAATGTTGTTGGCCCAACATCTTCGAGACTCCTCATGCCTTCTCAGA AACCTAGCTTGCTTGGGGCTCCTATCAAGCGAGATTTCAGCTCTTTTGAATCTGATGCTGACATGAAGAGAAGACTCCTTATTATGAAGCATGGCCAAGATGTACGGAATCAAAGCTTGGGTGATCCTCCTATTCTTTCTAGATTACCACAGATATCGACTTCCTCATTGCATCCGCAGGGGGTTTGGTTGGTAGAAGATGACAGTAATAGAGGACATTTAAATAACCGAGCATCGGGACTTGTTCAAGAAGCTGATGTGTTAAAACCTGATAAGCAGCGGGGTCATCAGATTCCATTTGGTCATAATACACCAGGTTCTACTCCTGTGAGTTTACTTCCACATCTGCCCCAATTGAAGAATGATGAG GTATCTGCTGCAAACGAACGGCAAAAGAAAAATCTTCCACCTGCAAGTCAGCCATCAG AAGTTGGTGTCTCTCAGAATCAAGCATCTACCACTGGTAGAGAACAAACTGAAGCTGGAAAAGTGAACATGATGCCACCACATTTATCTATTGGAGTTCTGCAAGAAATTGGACGGAGATGCAGCTCAAAG GTTGAGTTCAGGTCTGTTGTAAGCACCAGTAAAGATTTGCAGTTCTCTGTTGAA GTGTTGTTTACCGGTGAGAAGATAGGTGTTGGAATGGGTAAGACGAGGAAGGATGCTCAACAACAAGCTGCTGAGAATGCTCTTCACAGTTTAGCTG ATAAATATGTAGCATATACCACACCACATTCTGGAGCTGTGGATAAAGATTTTGATAAGCTTTCACTTTCAAATGAAAATGGGTTTCTGTGGGATACTACTAGTGCTGGATCTAGTGAACTGCTAATGGAAGATGGGTTTCCCAAAGAAAGCATTTCTGAG GCTGGTGAAATGGCGCATGGTACTACTTCCTCCAGTGTGGTAAATCAGCAAGTGCAGAAGCGTGCCAATTCGCCCAG ATTGCCCCAATCTATTCCGAGTAAAAGGTCCAAAGAAGAACTAATGCGTGGTTCACAAAGCCTCTCATCCTCATGGCCACAAAAGAATGGACATACCATTTCATGA
- the LOC104880186 gene encoding clathrin light chain 2-like, translated as MLEEIIKEADEYKVQLYRRRQIACETNKATDREQLFEANQDMFHAEAEKNYWRAIMELSSNEVPATEKRRRNDNEKKPSVIVIQGPKPGKPTDISRDIIHLLTTTSTSPTRS; from the exons ATGTTGGAAGAAATAATAAAGGAAGCAGATGAATACAAAGTCCAGCTTTACAGGAGGCGGCAGATAGCTTGTGAAACCAACAAAGCCACCGACAGGGAACAG TTATTTGAAGCGAACCAGGACATGTTCCATGCTGAAGCTGAGAAGAATTACTGGAGGGCAATTATGGAGCTGAGCTCCAATGAAGTGCCGGCCACTGAGAAAAGAAGGAGAAACGACAACGAGAAGAAGCCTTCTGTCATCGTTATTCAGGGGCCCAAGCCCGGGAAGCCAACAGACATCTCAAGGGACATAATCCACCTCCTCACCACCACCTCAACCAGTCCGACAAGAAGCTAA